A segment of the Candidatus Pelagisphaera phototrophica genome:
CATCCTGAAAGCCGAACTATTGTCGATCGCTACGACACCCGCTGCTGCCGCTGCGGGGCAAAGTGCCTTTGATAAAGTTCCACTCGCAGAAAATATCGCGAAGTCCAGTCCATCGAAACACGACTCGGTCGCCTCTTCAATAATGACAGACTCCCCCAATGCTGACACGCGCTTGCCAGCAGAGCGGCTCGACGAGAAGAGTCTCAACTCATCCAGCGGAAACTTTCTGTTCTCCAAGAGGGAAATCAGCTCCTGGCCGACCGCACCGGTCGCGCCCACAATACCTACTTTGTAACCCATTGTACTAAATTTATCTAAAATTTCTATCCGATCCCCCGCCTTCGATGGAAACGAATGGACCCGCTCGAATCATTCAATCAACTCTGGACGGTTACCGATCGACCATACTCTCCAAATGATTCCCGAATTTAATCAGCGATACACCGATAAGGTTGAAGCGCTAAATATCAAGCTCTCAGCGCGACGCTTGCTGGTATCAATCGAAAAGCAGACCCTGTACCTTCTCGAAAACAACCAGACTCTCATCGAATACAAGGTGTCTACCGGACTAAAACCACCTTCCAATATTGACGGTTCTGGAGGGACGCCTTTGGGCCTGCATCGAATTCGCGATAAAATCGGAAACGGAGCCGTGCTGGGCGAAGTCTTCAAAGGGCGGGTAAGCATCGGCAAACGCTATCAGGATCTCGACCCCGCGGACCAGAAACCTAACTTGATTACCACTCGGATCCTCTGGCTAGAGGGACTTGAGCCGGGCTTCAACAAAGGAGAGGACTGCGACTCCTACTCGAGGTTCATATACATCCACGGCACAAACCATGAAAACAGGATTGGTCGCCCTGCCAGTGGGGGCTGCATTCAACTATCAAACATCGACATGCTGACTCTTTACAATTCTGTGGAAGCCGGTGACCATGTTTTCATATGCGAGTGAAATAGCTACTGGAAGGCATCGGGGTTATTTGTCTCGGCGATAGCACCTCGTGAACAGAGTAAACATCCGGACATTAATATTCTATGATTTCGCCTAACGAGGGTGCAGAAAGCCGCTCGCCGTCCCCTTACTTGCCCGATATCGTTGCGCACGTTTTCAACGAAAAGGGCTGGCTGCAGTCCTCTCTCTCTCTCGAGCATCGCCCTGAACAAAGTTCTATGGCCAAAGCGGTAAGCTTATCCATGCAGGAAGACCAACCGCTTGTCTTTGAGGCAGGAACCGGTGTCGGGAAGAGCCTTGCTTATCTGATTCCAGGAGTCATCCACTCTATCGATTCAAAAAGACCCTGTATCGTTTCCTCCAATACGATTGCCCTACAGGAGCAGATCGAAAGAAACGACTTGCCGATTTGCCGCACTCTATTTCGCAAAGTTCCCGAACTTGAAAAGTATGCCGAATTTCGTTCTGTCATCCTTGTGGGGAAAGGAAATTATCTCTGCCCTACCCGCCTTGCCAACGCAATTGCTAACAAGACGGAACTATTCCCAAACGATGAGATTGATGAGCTGAAACGGATCGCGGACTGGTCGCAAAACACTAAATCGGGCCTGCGCCAAGATATGAATCCGATTCCCAACTACGATGTGTGGGAAATGGTCAATGCCGAAGGTTCAGCCTGTAATCGAAAGAACTGCAACTCAAACACCTGCTACTACCAAAAGGCTCGGGCTGAAATGCGTAAAGCCCAAGTGGTCATCGTAAACCACAGTTTGCTCTTTGCGCTTCTGAGTGCCGGAGGTCTGGCTCCCAACGCCAAGGGAATTCTCCTTCCTGAAGACTTTCTTATTATTGACGAGGCGCATACAACTGCCGAAGTGGCGACTGAACACTTCGGAGCTCGTATCAGTTCCTATGGTCTCGATCGTCAACTTAAGAGTCTGTTTAATCCGAAACGAAAGTCAGGTGTCGTCCGCAAGTGGGCTCACCCTAGACAGCTTCAAGCTATCGTAGACGCACAAGAAGCTTCGCAGGAATTTTTTGGATACATTGCGGCTACTCGACTGTCTCAACGCGCTATTGCCCGCATTTCAGAGCCTGACTGGTGCGAGCCCACCATTGTTTCTCCGCTTAAAGCAGTGGTTCAAGTTATGGATGGCATACTTTCGAAGATCGAAGACGGGGCGATGCACGACGAGCTCAAGGACCAGAGAAACCGAGTGCACAGCTACTACGCAGGAATCCGACGTTTCATCGACCTAGCAGAAGAGGATCATGTCCACTGGATTGAACGAAGTGGCCGGAGAAATCAGATTGTCACATTGCGCACCGCGCCCATTGAGATCGCTCCCTACCTCCGTGAAGAATTGTTTGGCGAAGATCGCTCAGTGGTCCTTACCAGCGCTACGCTCTCGATCGCGCAAGACTTAGTCCCTTTTCAATTAAAAGTCGGTGCCGAAGGCAAAACCTCCCACCGAGTCGAATCGCCCTTCGACTACGAGGCCAATACCCGGATCTACGTTGCGAGCGATATTCCTGCTCCCACCCCCGAAGAAGCGAAACTGGCAATCGAGACACTGATCGACTACATCAAATTCTGCGTGGATCGTGTAGCGG
Coding sequences within it:
- a CDS encoding L,D-transpeptidase; translation: MIPEFNQRYTDKVEALNIKLSARRLLVSIEKQTLYLLENNQTLIEYKVSTGLKPPSNIDGSGGTPLGLHRIRDKIGNGAVLGEVFKGRVSIGKRYQDLDPADQKPNLITTRILWLEGLEPGFNKGEDCDSYSRFIYIHGTNHENRIGRPASGGCIQLSNIDMLTLYNSVEAGDHVFICE
- a CDS encoding ATP-dependent DNA helicase, which gives rise to MISPNEGAESRSPSPYLPDIVAHVFNEKGWLQSSLSLEHRPEQSSMAKAVSLSMQEDQPLVFEAGTGVGKSLAYLIPGVIHSIDSKRPCIVSSNTIALQEQIERNDLPICRTLFRKVPELEKYAEFRSVILVGKGNYLCPTRLANAIANKTELFPNDEIDELKRIADWSQNTKSGLRQDMNPIPNYDVWEMVNAEGSACNRKNCNSNTCYYQKARAEMRKAQVVIVNHSLLFALLSAGGLAPNAKGILLPEDFLIIDEAHTTAEVATEHFGARISSYGLDRQLKSLFNPKRKSGVVRKWAHPRQLQAIVDAQEASQEFFGYIAATRLSQRAIARISEPDWCEPTIVSPLKAVVQVMDGILSKIEDGAMHDELKDQRNRVHSYYAGIRRFIDLAEEDHVHWIERSGRRNQIVTLRTAPIEIAPYLREELFGEDRSVVLTSATLSIAQDLVPFQLKVGAEGKTSHRVESPFDYEANTRIYVASDIPAPTPEEAKLAIETLIDYIKFCVDRVAGGTLVLFTNYSDLRKAGDVLESHFLDSGRAFFAQGQGLNRSELSAGLRNSGNGVLFGTDSFWTGVDVPGPALSQVILTRLPFDVPTHPIAEAKSERIKEQGGNPFAEMTLPEALIKFRQGIGRLIRKKDDQGIITILDSRVLQKSYGRQFLQSLPKSKFIRMNQSDREDRFRDIDESISPTLRRIPPRP